In Streptomyces sp. SN-593, a single genomic region encodes these proteins:
- a CDS encoding MMPL family transporter translates to MAVLARWCLRRRLAVVLLWLTALLGLGAAAAVAGSAYSHTYEAPNTESSRAARLLRTAFPDQAGDTDTIVWHTVHGSVRAAAVEQTMAKVIDRARTLPGVTSVTGPHGPTGAGRISADGHTAYATVGYGTDADGVSRGQAQALVDTAKSGQGPGLEVELGGEAVGNTEAASAHLSEAVGVAVAAVVLLVAFGSFAAMLLPIATALVACGTAYMGTVLLGHAMTVADFAPMLGMLIGLGVGIDYALFIVSRHRKGLKRGLSVARAAEEAVATTGRAVVFAGGTVCVAVLGMLLLRLGFLDGVAVAASLTVLLTVAASVTLLPALLGFIGHRALSRRERRVLAHGGGCQAAQHRRAEEHAGCRGSDAPAPPPSGAAARWSGLVSRHPRLLGVVAAAVMAVLALPALSLHLGTSDQGNDPSTTTTRKAYDLLAEGFGPGADGPLTLVATTDSAGALVALDHLPQTLRHTPGVASVSGPDTDAAGTTGVITVVPTTSPQSTATSGLVDRLRHQVLPAAEKGTDLTVDVGGATASYDDFAAVVVGKLPLFVGCVVGLGCLLLLVAFRSVGIPVKAAVMNVAAVASSFGVVTAVFQWGWGSEWLGLGRAGPIEPFLPVILVPVLFGLSMDYQVFLVSRMYEEWRETRDNGRAVRVGLAETSRVISSAAVIMVAVFLAFVLSGDRVIAMFGIGLAAAVALDAFVLRTLLVPALMHLLGPANWWLPGWLDRRLPRLAVEAAPEVRPPAPVPPPAEPALPGTPAAGLPAVPGLPGAPGPPAVPGLPAVPGAGRPVPHVSV, encoded by the coding sequence ATGGCCGTACTCGCCCGGTGGTGCCTTCGCCGCCGCCTCGCCGTGGTGCTGCTGTGGCTGACCGCTCTCCTCGGGCTCGGCGCAGCCGCCGCGGTCGCCGGCTCCGCCTACTCCCACACCTACGAGGCGCCGAACACCGAGTCCAGCCGGGCCGCGAGGCTGCTGCGCACCGCGTTCCCCGACCAGGCCGGCGACACCGACACGATCGTGTGGCACACCGTGCACGGCTCCGTACGGGCCGCCGCCGTCGAGCAGACCATGGCCAAGGTGATCGACCGGGCCCGCACCCTCCCCGGCGTCACCTCCGTGACCGGTCCCCACGGCCCCACCGGCGCCGGCCGGATCAGCGCGGACGGGCACACCGCCTACGCCACCGTCGGCTACGGCACGGACGCCGACGGCGTCAGCCGCGGCCAGGCCCAGGCACTGGTGGACACCGCCAAGTCCGGTCAGGGCCCCGGCCTGGAGGTCGAGCTCGGCGGCGAGGCGGTCGGCAACACCGAGGCGGCCAGCGCCCACCTCAGCGAGGCGGTGGGGGTCGCGGTGGCCGCGGTGGTGCTGCTGGTCGCGTTCGGGTCGTTCGCCGCGATGCTGCTGCCGATCGCCACCGCGCTGGTCGCCTGCGGCACCGCCTACATGGGCACCGTGCTGCTCGGCCACGCCATGACCGTCGCCGACTTCGCCCCGATGCTCGGCATGCTGATCGGGCTCGGCGTCGGCATCGACTACGCGCTGTTCATCGTCAGCCGGCACCGCAAGGGCCTCAAACGCGGCCTGTCCGTGGCCCGGGCCGCGGAGGAGGCGGTGGCCACCACGGGCCGGGCGGTGGTGTTCGCCGGCGGCACCGTGTGCGTGGCGGTGCTCGGCATGCTGCTGCTGCGGCTGGGCTTCCTGGACGGCGTCGCGGTGGCCGCCTCGCTCACGGTGCTGCTCACGGTCGCCGCGTCGGTCACGCTGCTCCCCGCGCTGCTGGGCTTCATAGGGCACCGGGCGCTCAGCCGCCGGGAGCGGCGGGTGCTGGCCCACGGCGGCGGGTGCCAGGCGGCGCAGCACCGCCGGGCCGAGGAGCACGCCGGCTGCCGCGGCTCCGACGCTCCCGCACCGCCTCCCAGCGGCGCCGCCGCCCGCTGGTCCGGCCTCGTCTCACGGCACCCCCGGCTGCTCGGCGTGGTCGCCGCCGCCGTCATGGCGGTGCTCGCGCTGCCCGCCCTGTCGCTGCACCTGGGCACCTCCGACCAGGGCAACGACCCCTCGACCACGACCACGCGCAAGGCGTACGACCTGCTCGCCGAGGGCTTCGGCCCCGGCGCGGACGGCCCGCTGACGCTGGTGGCCACCACCGACAGCGCGGGCGCGCTGGTGGCCCTCGACCACCTGCCGCAGACCCTCCGGCACACCCCGGGCGTGGCGTCCGTCAGCGGGCCCGACACCGACGCCGCCGGCACCACCGGCGTGATCACGGTGGTGCCCACGACCTCCCCGCAGTCCACCGCCACCTCCGGCCTCGTCGACCGCCTGCGCCACCAGGTGCTGCCGGCCGCGGAGAAGGGCACCGACCTGACGGTCGACGTCGGCGGCGCGACCGCCAGTTACGACGACTTCGCCGCCGTGGTGGTCGGGAAGCTGCCGCTGTTCGTCGGCTGCGTGGTGGGGCTGGGCTGCCTCCTGCTGCTGGTCGCCTTCCGGTCCGTGGGCATCCCGGTCAAGGCCGCGGTGATGAACGTGGCCGCCGTCGCCTCCTCCTTCGGCGTGGTCACCGCGGTCTTCCAGTGGGGTTGGGGCAGCGAGTGGCTGGGGCTCGGCCGGGCCGGGCCGATCGAGCCCTTCCTGCCGGTGATCCTCGTCCCGGTGCTCTTCGGCCTCTCCATGGACTACCAGGTCTTCCTGGTCAGCCGGATGTACGAGGAGTGGCGGGAGACCCGCGACAACGGACGGGCGGTGCGGGTCGGGCTCGCCGAGACCAGCCGGGTGATCAGCTCCGCGGCGGTCATCATGGTCGCGGTCTTCCTGGCGTTCGTGCTCAGCGGGGACCGGGTGATCGCGATGTTCGGCATCGGCCTGGCCGCGGCCGTGGCGCTCGACGCGTTCGTGCTGCGCACGCTGCTGGTGCCCGCGCTGATGCACCTGCTCGGCCCGGCCAACTGGTGGCTGCCGGGCTGGCTGGACCGGCGGCTGCCGCGGCTCGCCGTCGAGGCCGCGCCGGAGGTCCGCCCGCCGGCTCCGGTCCCGCCCCCGGCGGAGCCCGCCCTGCCGGGTACGCCGGCGGCGGGCCTTCCCGCGGTGCCGGGCCTTCCCGGGGCGCCGGGGCCTCCCGCGGTGCCGGGCCTTCCCGCGGTTCCGGGCGCCGGGCGGCCGGTCCCGCACGTGAGCGTGTAG
- a CDS encoding PQQ-dependent sugar dehydrogenase: MRELTAEAGGRPARGPARGGAWVALALAAVLVGGCSSAASPNLTHPMSPTAPGKASAGGAAPSGSATPSAPVSTPPAEGTAKVTATVATGLSAPWGLADLPDGSLLVGARDTGRISRIDPKTHAVTEVGLVPGVTHSKGGENGLLGLAVSPDYGSDHLVYAYFSTESDNRVASFLYDPSRPKGEQLGAPDTILRDIPTGSLDNGGRIAFGPDGDLYAGTGDTGRRALAQDASSLAGKILRMTTDGEAPTDNPTPGSLVYSGGHRNVQGLAWDDQGRLWASEFGQDGWDELNLIEPGANYGWPTVEGTAHRTGFVDPVEQWHPADASPSGVAYAAGCVWIASLKGGQLWRVPLAGGKASAAPQAFLKGAYGRLRSVVALDDHTLLLSTSNTDDRGTARSGDDRVLRLTVS, encoded by the coding sequence TTGCGGGAACTGACAGCGGAGGCGGGCGGCAGGCCTGCACGGGGTCCGGCGCGCGGCGGCGCGTGGGTCGCGCTCGCGCTCGCGGCGGTCCTGGTCGGCGGGTGCTCCTCGGCCGCGTCGCCGAACCTGACGCACCCGATGTCGCCCACCGCTCCCGGCAAGGCGTCCGCGGGCGGCGCGGCGCCCTCCGGGTCCGCGACCCCCTCCGCCCCGGTGTCCACCCCGCCGGCCGAGGGCACCGCGAAGGTCACCGCCACCGTGGCGACCGGGCTGAGCGCACCGTGGGGACTGGCCGATCTGCCCGACGGCAGCCTGCTGGTGGGCGCGCGCGACACCGGCCGGATCTCACGGATCGACCCGAAGACGCACGCCGTCACCGAGGTCGGCCTCGTCCCCGGCGTCACCCACTCCAAGGGCGGCGAGAACGGCCTGCTGGGACTGGCCGTCTCGCCCGACTACGGCTCCGACCACCTCGTCTACGCCTACTTCTCCACCGAGTCCGACAACCGCGTCGCCAGCTTCCTCTACGACCCGTCGCGGCCCAAGGGCGAGCAGTTGGGCGCCCCCGACACGATCCTGCGCGACATCCCGACCGGCTCCCTCGACAACGGCGGCCGGATCGCCTTCGGCCCCGACGGCGACCTCTACGCCGGCACCGGCGACACCGGGCGGCGGGCGCTGGCGCAGGACGCGTCCTCGCTCGCGGGCAAGATCCTGCGGATGACGACCGACGGCGAGGCGCCCACCGACAACCCGACGCCCGGGTCGCTCGTCTACTCCGGCGGGCACCGCAACGTCCAGGGCCTGGCCTGGGACGACCAGGGGCGGCTGTGGGCCTCGGAGTTCGGCCAGGACGGCTGGGACGAGCTGAACCTGATCGAGCCGGGCGCGAACTACGGCTGGCCCACCGTCGAGGGCACCGCGCACCGCACCGGCTTCGTGGACCCCGTCGAGCAGTGGCACCCGGCCGACGCCTCCCCCAGCGGGGTCGCCTACGCGGCAGGCTGCGTCTGGATCGCCTCCCTCAAGGGCGGGCAGTTGTGGCGCGTCCCGCTGGCCGGCGGCAAGGCGTCCGCCGCGCCCCAGGCGTTCCTGAAGGGCGCCTACGGCCGCCTGCGCTCGGTGGTCGCGCTGGACGACCACACCCTGCTGCTCAGCACGAGCAACACCGACGACCGCGGCACCGCCCGCTCCGGTGACGACCGGGTCCTGCGGCTGACCGTCTCCTGA
- a CDS encoding aldo/keto reductase, whose amino-acid sequence MERRRVGATALDVGAVGLGCMPMSWGYGAPRHDGAWPPSGRGSVERSLRVVHAALDAGVTLLDTADMYGPFTNELLLGRVLQERRADAFVSTKCGLLVGEQHLVANGRPSYVRRACDASLRRLRTDTIDLYQLHRADPEVPVEETWGAMAELVAAGKVRALGWCAVGARVGRSRGGRGSGGRPHDETIRHLARVQQVFPVACVQAELSVWAPEALAELLPWCAARGIGFLAAMPLGNGFLTGTLTPGAGFAPEDLRARHPRFTAEMMAANQPIVAGLRRVGARHGASAAQVALAWVLAQGPTVVPVPGTRTAGRAAENAAAAALVLSAADLAEIAALPAAQGSWD is encoded by the coding sequence GTGGAGCGCAGAAGGGTCGGGGCCACGGCGCTCGACGTGGGCGCGGTCGGCCTCGGCTGCATGCCGATGAGTTGGGGGTACGGCGCCCCGCGGCATGACGGCGCGTGGCCGCCCTCCGGCCGGGGGTCCGTCGAGCGGTCGCTGCGCGTGGTGCACGCCGCGCTCGACGCGGGCGTCACGCTGCTGGACACCGCCGACATGTACGGCCCGTTCACCAACGAGCTGCTGCTCGGCCGGGTGCTCCAGGAGCGCCGGGCGGACGCGTTCGTCTCCACCAAGTGCGGACTGCTGGTGGGCGAGCAGCACCTCGTGGCCAACGGCCGCCCGTCCTACGTCCGCAGGGCGTGCGACGCGTCGCTGCGCCGGCTGCGGACCGACACGATCGACCTCTACCAGTTGCACCGGGCCGATCCCGAGGTGCCGGTCGAGGAGACGTGGGGGGCGATGGCCGAGCTGGTCGCGGCGGGCAAGGTGCGCGCCCTGGGATGGTGCGCGGTGGGCGCGCGCGTCGGCCGGTCCAGGGGCGGCCGCGGGAGCGGCGGTCGGCCGCACGACGAGACGATCCGGCACCTCGCCCGGGTCCAGCAGGTCTTCCCGGTGGCCTGCGTGCAGGCCGAGTTGTCGGTGTGGGCGCCGGAGGCGCTGGCCGAACTGCTGCCGTGGTGCGCGGCACGCGGCATCGGTTTCCTGGCCGCGATGCCGCTCGGCAACGGCTTCCTCACCGGCACGCTCACCCCCGGTGCGGGCTTCGCGCCGGAGGACCTGCGGGCCAGGCATCCGCGGTTCACCGCGGAGATGATGGCCGCGAACCAGCCGATCGTGGCGGGGCTGCGCCGGGTGGGCGCGCGGCACGGCGCCAGCGCCGCGCAGGTCGCGCTCGCGTGGGTGCTCGCCCAGGGCCCCACGGTGGTGCCGGTGCCGGGCACCAGGACGGCCGGGCGGGCGGCGGAGAACGCGGCGGCGGCCGCACTCGTGCTGAGCGCCGCGGACCTCGCGGAGATCGCCGCGCTGCCGGCCGCCCAGGGGTCGTGGGACTGA
- a CDS encoding 2-hydroxyacid dehydrogenase, whose product MWLSLPPAEIDGLPDAFDYVFWDGADRYPADPADAAFYVVPYMKGPVLGARPLAEMRTVQVVQTLSAGVDHITPHLGQLPPGVRLCNARGVHEASTAELALTLILASLRGIPRFVRGQDTEKWYSGFYPALADRRVLIVGHGAIGAAVEDRLVPFECTVDRVARSARDTPRGPVHALDELPALLPAADVVVLTTPLTEQTRGLANASFLAAMKDGALLVNIARGPVVDTKALLAETESGRLTAALDVTDPEPLPPGHPLWHAPGVLVSPHVGGSSSAFLPRAKRLVRAQLERFAAGLPLENVVAGG is encoded by the coding sequence GTGTGGCTGTCCCTGCCGCCCGCCGAGATCGACGGGCTCCCAGACGCCTTCGACTACGTCTTCTGGGACGGCGCCGACCGGTACCCCGCCGACCCCGCGGACGCCGCCTTCTACGTCGTCCCGTACATGAAGGGCCCGGTGCTCGGCGCGCGCCCGCTCGCCGAGATGCGCACCGTGCAGGTGGTGCAGACGCTCAGCGCCGGGGTGGACCACATCACGCCGCACCTCGGGCAGCTCCCGCCCGGCGTCCGGCTGTGCAACGCCCGCGGCGTGCACGAGGCCAGCACCGCCGAACTCGCGCTCACCCTCATCCTGGCCTCGCTGCGCGGCATCCCGCGTTTCGTGCGCGGCCAGGACACCGAGAAGTGGTACTCCGGCTTCTACCCGGCGCTCGCCGACCGGCGCGTGCTGATCGTCGGCCACGGCGCGATCGGCGCCGCCGTCGAGGACCGGCTGGTGCCCTTCGAGTGCACGGTGGACCGGGTCGCCCGCAGCGCCCGCGACACCCCGCGCGGCCCGGTGCACGCCCTGGACGAGCTGCCCGCCCTGCTGCCGGCCGCGGACGTCGTGGTGCTCACCACCCCGCTCACCGAGCAGACCCGCGGCCTGGCCAACGCCTCTTTCCTGGCCGCGATGAAGGACGGCGCGCTGCTGGTGAACATCGCGCGCGGCCCGGTGGTGGACACCAAGGCACTGCTCGCCGAGACCGAGTCCGGACGGCTGACGGCGGCACTCGACGTGACCGACCCCGAGCCGCTGCCGCCCGGGCACCCGCTGTGGCACGCGCCGGGCGTGCTGGTCAGCCCGCACGTCGGCGGCAGCAGCTCCGCCTTCCTGCCGCGCGCCAAGCGGCTGGTGCGCGCGCAACTGGAGAGGTTCGCGGCGGGCCTGCCGCTGGAGAACGTCGTCGCCGGCGGCTGA
- a CDS encoding putative bifunctional diguanylate cyclase/phosphodiesterase, with protein sequence MSTQGAVLAAPQTTAEGDRAVGLLPQLLLALVCGGYTTGASLGWGSSEVALVMGGFGLAAAAAAASVSALLYARRTAGAHRPAWLLFGCSSLMTALGNGIWGWYEVVLRRPVPQTSPADFCFLMFAPPAIIGLLVLAKRPVTRAGWVCLALDTWLIGGSLLTLSWSLALARTATIDGPSTARMALSLAYPLLDIALVSMVLALHFRRAGVNRAAVNTAIAALALTVLCDALFTSPLLRAHYRSGQVLDAGWFAGSLLLAYAPWVGARLYAPVHPSRRANATTRRVATSLTALTPYLAAAVCTLGILYNVITGQKCDRVVLLTGCTVVLALVVRQGIMLLDNIALTQELAHKENHFRSLVQGSSDVIMIAAPTGVLRYVSPAAQGVYGRDPEEMVGTELAAHIHPEDLGRVLHEVRRFLAAPPGEEPSTRIECRIRADRHGWLDIESSVTRYQGGLIFNSRDITDRVRLQAQLQHNASHDPLTDLPNRALFLERLGRAVGGRRAGDARAAVLYVDLDGFKAVNDTVGHQAGDDLLIQAARRLRNALRSGDVAARLGGDEFAALISGPDGVPAAPAHPGPAPAPAHASPPAHPAHPAHAERSADHVGHPAGHPSCPAHPGGKPGHCAYLGHGPIPGPRTAPAESLTGPVGPAAAPGPAPAATTAVEDRVRDIADRLRAALSEPYRVDGVEVRVGASVGIAFAEPGATPGDVMRHADLAMYRAKQSGKGRVELYAPRLQADAVRRTELAGRVRKALDDGEFTLLHQPVVELAGGRITGVEARPRWRSAQGILSTPAEFLNSGDDGERELQTARLLDRLLDQAVEQAALRYVAGHRVPVTVRLSARRLLHRDQPATGIERLLARHELPPSALVVELTGGDPRIAPDELERRLTGLRRLGVRIALGGFAAGYGALGALRTLPVDMIKLDRAFTDGVVESGRLHKVTRGLLGIAADLGIRAVADGIDRPEQVQAMREMGCAQGLGMAFSGPLDEHHLRGSLTRGDYPVCSNNETPVPPA encoded by the coding sequence ATGAGCACCCAGGGAGCCGTGCTCGCGGCACCGCAGACCACCGCCGAGGGGGACCGCGCCGTCGGCCTGCTGCCCCAACTCCTGCTGGCCCTGGTCTGCGGCGGATACACCACCGGCGCCTCGCTCGGCTGGGGGAGCAGCGAAGTGGCCCTGGTCATGGGCGGCTTCGGGCTCGCCGCGGCCGCGGCCGCCGCGTCGGTGTCCGCGCTGCTGTACGCGCGGCGCACGGCCGGCGCGCACCGCCCGGCCTGGCTGCTCTTCGGCTGCTCCTCGCTGATGACGGCCCTCGGCAACGGCATCTGGGGCTGGTACGAAGTGGTGCTGCGCCGCCCGGTGCCCCAGACCTCCCCGGCCGACTTCTGCTTCCTGATGTTCGCCCCGCCCGCGATCATCGGCCTGCTGGTGCTCGCCAAGCGCCCGGTGACCAGGGCGGGTTGGGTCTGCCTGGCGCTGGACACCTGGCTGATCGGCGGCTCGCTGCTCACGTTGTCATGGAGCCTGGCGCTGGCCCGCACCGCCACGATCGACGGGCCGAGCACCGCCCGGATGGCCCTGTCGCTGGCCTACCCGCTGCTGGACATCGCACTGGTCAGCATGGTGCTCGCGCTGCACTTCCGGCGCGCCGGGGTCAACCGCGCCGCGGTCAACACCGCGATCGCCGCCCTCGCGCTCACCGTGCTGTGCGACGCGCTGTTCACCTCCCCCCTGCTGCGGGCGCACTACCGCTCGGGCCAGGTGCTCGACGCGGGCTGGTTCGCCGGCAGCCTGCTGCTGGCGTACGCCCCCTGGGTCGGCGCGAGGCTGTACGCGCCCGTGCACCCCTCCCGCCGGGCCAACGCCACCACCCGCCGGGTCGCCACCTCGCTGACCGCCCTGACGCCCTACCTGGCGGCCGCGGTCTGCACCCTCGGCATCCTGTACAACGTGATCACCGGCCAGAAGTGCGACCGCGTCGTGCTGCTCACCGGCTGCACCGTGGTGCTGGCGCTGGTGGTCCGCCAGGGCATCATGCTGCTCGACAACATCGCGCTCACCCAGGAGCTGGCGCACAAGGAGAACCACTTCCGCTCCCTGGTCCAGGGCTCCAGCGACGTCATCATGATCGCGGCCCCCACCGGCGTGCTGCGGTACGTCAGCCCCGCCGCCCAGGGGGTGTACGGCCGGGACCCGGAGGAGATGGTCGGCACCGAACTGGCCGCCCACATCCACCCCGAGGACCTCGGGCGGGTCCTGCACGAGGTGCGCCGCTTCCTGGCCGCCCCGCCCGGCGAGGAGCCCTCCACCCGGATCGAGTGCCGCATCCGCGCCGACCGGCACGGCTGGCTCGACATCGAGTCCAGCGTCACCCGCTACCAGGGCGGCCTGATCTTCAACAGCCGCGACATCACCGACCGCGTGCGCCTCCAGGCCCAGTTGCAGCACAACGCGTCGCACGACCCGCTCACCGACCTGCCCAACCGCGCCCTGTTCCTCGAACGCCTCGGGCGCGCGGTGGGCGGGCGCCGGGCCGGGGACGCCAGGGCCGCCGTGCTCTACGTCGACCTCGACGGCTTCAAGGCGGTCAACGACACGGTCGGGCACCAGGCGGGCGACGACCTGCTGATCCAGGCCGCCCGCCGGCTGCGGAACGCCCTCCGCTCAGGCGACGTGGCCGCCCGTCTCGGCGGCGACGAGTTCGCCGCGCTCATCTCCGGTCCGGACGGCGTCCCGGCCGCCCCCGCGCACCCCGGTCCCGCCCCGGCCCCCGCGCACGCCTCCCCGCCCGCGCACCCCGCGCACCCCGCACACGCCGAGCGGTCGGCCGACCACGTCGGGCATCCCGCCGGCCACCCGTCCTGCCCCGCCCACCCCGGCGGGAAGCCCGGTCACTGCGCCTACCTGGGCCACGGCCCCATCCCCGGACCCCGCACCGCCCCCGCCGAGTCGCTGACCGGTCCCGTCGGCCCCGCCGCGGCGCCGGGCCCGGCCCCCGCCGCCACCACCGCGGTCGAGGACCGCGTCCGCGACATCGCCGACCGGCTGCGCGCCGCGCTGTCCGAGCCCTACCGGGTGGACGGCGTGGAGGTGCGGGTCGGCGCGAGCGTCGGCATCGCCTTCGCCGAGCCCGGCGCCACCCCCGGCGACGTCATGCGCCACGCCGACCTGGCGATGTACCGCGCCAAGCAGTCCGGCAAGGGCCGCGTGGAGCTGTACGCCCCCCGGCTCCAGGCCGACGCCGTGCGCCGCACCGAACTCGCCGGACGGGTCAGGAAGGCGCTGGACGACGGCGAGTTCACCCTGCTGCACCAGCCCGTCGTGGAGCTGGCCGGCGGCCGGATCACCGGCGTGGAGGCCCGCCCCCGGTGGCGCAGCGCGCAGGGGATACTCTCCACGCCCGCCGAGTTCCTGAACTCCGGTGACGACGGCGAGCGCGAGTTACAGACGGCGCGCCTGCTGGACCGCCTGCTGGACCAGGCCGTCGAGCAGGCCGCGCTCCGCTACGTGGCCGGCCACCGCGTCCCGGTCACGGTACGGCTGTCCGCCCGCCGCCTGCTCCACCGCGACCAGCCGGCCACCGGCATCGAGCGGCTGCTCGCCCGCCACGAGCTGCCGCCCAGCGCCCTGGTCGTCGAGCTGACCGGGGGCGACCCGCGGATCGCCCCCGACGAGCTGGAGCGCCGGCTCACCGGCCTGCGCCGGCTCGGGGTGCGGATCGCGCTCGGCGGCTTCGCCGCGGGATACGGCGCGCTGGGCGCGCTGCGCACCCTGCCGGTGGACATGATCAAGCTCGACCGCGCCTTCACCGACGGCGTGGTCGAGTCCGGCCGGCTGCACAAGGTCACCCGCGGGCTGCTGGGGATCGCCGCCGACCTCGGCATCCGTGCCGTCGCCGACGGCATCGACCGCCCCGAGCAGGTGCAGGCGATGCGCGAGATGGGTTGCGCGCAGGGCCTGGGCATGGCCTTCTCCGGCCCGCTGGACGAGCACCACCTGCGCGGGTCGCTGACCCGCGGAGACTACCCGGTGTGCTCGAA